The window GAGGATGTCTATGTATAAGAAGCATAAGTTGCTACTTCTTCAGCCATGGAAAATAAAAAAGGTCTGGATCGAGTCCAGACCTTATACTTAGGATTGTGTCGTTCAAATTAATAATCGCGACCGCCACCACCGTAACCACCGCGGCTTCCGCCACCGTAGCCACCGCGGCTTCCACCGCCATAGCCGCCACCACCGCGGTTGCCACCACCGTAGCCACCACGGCCACCGCCGCCACCGAAGCTCTTCTTCTTGAATCCACCACCACCACCACCTTCGCGGGGTTGTGATTCATTCACTACAATGTTACGGCCCATTACTTCTGTGCCATGAAGAGCAGCAATAGCCGCATTTCCAGCAGCACTGTCAGCCATCTCAACAAAACCAAAGCCTTTGCTACGGTTGTTGTTGAATTTGTCGGTTACGATTTTTGCGGAAACCACTTCGCCATAAGGGGCAAACATTTCCTGCAGATCCTGCTCAGTCAAATCCCAACTGAGGTTGCCAACGTAAATGTTCATTTTCTGATTTTTGTTTTTTTAAAAAAAATAAAGCCATAATGAACACAGTGAAACAAGAAACCAGAAATACATTTACTCGAAACGATCTGGGAAGCATGTGAAACTGTAAAGATCATTAAGGAACCAAAACGAAGGTAAGGAAACATTATGAAATGTGCAATTCCCATAATGTAAAAACCCTACCAAAAGGTAGGGCTTTTATAAGTATTTGAAAAACAATAACTTATTCAGCTACTACTTCAAATTCAACTTCTGTGCTGTGGCCATTACCGAAGTCAATTACTGCTTTGTACTGACCCAGTTCCTTCACCTCGTCAGCCAGTGTGATCCTTTTACGGTCAATTTCGTAACCCTTCTGCTCGCGGATAGCACGGGCAATTTGCAGGGCGGTAACGCTACCAAAGATTTTGCCGCTGGTACCGGTCTTGGCACCCAGTTTCAGGGCACCTTCCTTCAGCTTGGCAATAACCTGGTTGATCTCAGCCAGCATCTTCTCTTCCTTCTTGCGCTTAACCTTCAACTTTTCTTCCAGTTGCTTCAGGTTAGAGGGAGAAGCCTCAATAGCCAATTTCTTGGGGATGAGGTAATTACGAGCATAGCCATTCTTTACGGTTACCAGTTCATTGGCACCACCCAGATTGTCTACGTCTTGAATTAAAATTACTTGCATTGTTTTGTTTTTTAAGTTCCCAAGAGCCCAGTTAGTGGTTACTAACTGTCTCCCCGTGTAGGGGGTTAGGGAGTGGTTACTTTAAAAGATCGGTTACGGCAGGAAGGATAGCCATTTGACGGGCTTTCTTA is drawn from Flavihumibacter rivuli and contains these coding sequences:
- a CDS encoding RNA recognition motif domain-containing protein, which gives rise to MNIYVGNLSWDLTEQDLQEMFAPYGEVVSAKIVTDKFNNNRSKGFGFVEMADSAAGNAAIAALHGTEVMGRNIVVNESQPREGGGGGGFKKKSFGGGGGRGGYGGGNRGGGGYGGGSRGGYGGGSRGGYGGGGRDY
- the rplI gene encoding 50S ribosomal protein L9 — its product is MQVILIQDVDNLGGANELVTVKNGYARNYLIPKKLAIEASPSNLKQLEEKLKVKRKKEEKMLAEINQVIAKLKEGALKLGAKTGTSGKIFGSVTALQIARAIREQKGYEIDRKRITLADEVKELGQYKAVIDFGNGHSTEVEFEVVAE